AGGAAAAAAATAGCATTGTCCCACTAATTGGAACAATGCTATTATTAGATTTATATTGAAAATGATAACTGATCTTCTGTAGGAGCCTTCTTCGAACCTTTTTTCTTCTTATAGCCGTTCATATCAACAACCTCTATCAAATCAAATAGGTTCTCTTGTCCTCCTTCTCCAGTCTCATTATCAAAATCAAATGCAAACAAGTTATATTCTTCGGATTCTGGAACAGGTTCCATCGTTTTCACGACTTCTCCTTCCACTACTCCACATAGTCGCCTTGTTTCATCCGCTAAGGCTTTCATGCGAGCATCCAATACTTCTTGAAAACGTGATTCCTCTATCATCTCTATATCTTCATATTCTTTGGCTGCAAGTTCTTCCCAAGCGTTTGCAACATTTGATGCTGCAAAGCAATTTGCAAGATCGGTAGCTAAAGAGGATTGTTCATCATAACTATATTTAGCTAATTCTGACTTATCCAATCGCCCTTCTGTCATCAATGCATGACCACGAGCTGACATAATCTTTAAGAATTGCTTCATTTGCTGAGAACCGTTGTAAACGCTAATAAAGACACGACACTCTCGATGTTGCCCAATTCTATGAGATCTCTTTGCTGACTGACGAACTTGATTAATTTCATAAGAGAGTTGATTAAAGATAAGAGTTGGCCAAGCTAATAAATCCAAACCGACCTGTACGAGTTTCATGTTCGTTACGATGACTCGAACCCCTTCTTCCTTAAGCTCTTCAAGGCGTTCAGAGCGTTTTTCCGTGTTTGACTCATTTAATATACAACAATCAATATTATGAGCCTCAAGCACTTCTTTTGTCCGCTCATTGAGCCCGTATGAACCTGTGAAGTTATTATAAATAACGACTCCTCGATTTTCAGATAGTTCTTGCTTAACCTGTTCAACTAACCAACGCTCTTTTGCATGAAATCCTTCTATTTCAGGTGCTGTTACATAATAATCCTCATAGTCACCATTATTCGAGAAACTGTAACTTGCTCCTAAATCGGGACGATCAGCGTAATTAATCGTAGCTGGGTTAAATTTAGACCATGCTCCTTTAGCACCAACGATAGCTTTCTTACTACACTCTTGATACATTTCTTCATGAAATGCACGATAAGCAGCACTATGTTCATTATCCATATCAAGGAATACAGGCTTTTCTTTGATTTCCACCAGTGGTAGGCCTAGATCATCAAGCTCTAAGAATGCTGTATTGTGAAGCAAGTATTCAGCTGTCATCTGAGGTGCAATACCAGGTTCTTCTGTTGGTTGCATGGGCTTTCTTCGTTGTTTGGTGGTCCACCCTTTTTCCTCTTCTTCAACATGTACGACTTGCTTAAGCTTTCCATAACGTTCCGCCCAAGCAACATCACCTGTTGCATCCGTAAAGCCACGTTTCAATAAGGCAGCTGGATTCGTTCTCCAAAGGATTTCCTTTATGCTTGATGATTTACCATTCACTAAGGTTCCAGTTAAGTTCAAGTTTTTCTTAGCGGATTTCACCATCTTATCGAAGGCATCTCCCCTACCAGAACCGCTTGCCTTACACTGGTGTACTTCATCACAAATATAAAGGTCAAAGTACTTTTTCATCCGTTTGAAGATTTGGCTAATATTGACTCTTGGCTTATTACGACATTCCCCTCTGTTTTTCACAGCTGGTCTGTATAATTTTGAGCTACATGATGCATATTTTTTAGCCAAGTTTTTCTTTTCCTCTACTTGTTCCTCTCCATCATCCTTGTTAATTTCCATCTTATTAAAATGATGGTCGATTTCCTTTTGAGGAAGAAACACTTCTTCATTGTACATACATGTTGTAAAACGTTTGGTCTTCTTCCATTTCACTTTAAAGTCTTTAGGTAATCCATTGGGTAATAATCGCTTAGCCTGAGCAGCTTCCTCAATATCCTCCGGAAGTGGTGGGATACCAACCGCTACGTCAGACCATTCAAGATCCACCCAAGAATCTTCCTCTTTCTTTTTTAATGGTCGACCGCAATCTGGACAATGCCACGTAAATTCGTCTCGTGTGCCTTTCATTCGCCTCCAAATCCCTGCGAAGTAAGGTTCATTACTCATTTTGGCTTTATCTATCCCAACTATCGTAATTTCTATCTCCCCTGGTTCAGGACGATATCCATTCCTCACCTTGTTGAGAAGTCTTAATGCATCACCACTTGTACGAATAATATTGGTCTTAGCTTCAGGAAGCGTTTGTTTAATCTCTTTATTCTGCCATTTCTTCAGAGTGATACCAGGAGCTGATAACAGAACAGAGGTACCTTTTTTGGCATTGTTCCTCTTCTTTCGTTCATTAAGAACGTTCGTTACACCTACAGCCTGTATGGATTTACCCGTTCCCATATTGGCAGATGTGAAGACAGAGTTTTCATGGTCTAATCCATTTACAAGTCCCTGAATCACATGAGCCTGAGCTGGAAATGGTACTCGCTTCATTTGAGCAATGGCAGGGTCCAACGGCATGTACGGTGTATGTCTAGGCTTGAACGCTTGTAGCTTCTTGGACATAGCTTGAGCATTCTCTATCATATACTGTTTCATCGACCACTCAGGATCAAATTTACCATGTACATCTGAGCTAGGAATCCTAAGCATTCTGTTACGAAGAGCGGTTTCCACCATGTTTAATATTTCTTCTTCATTTGCTTCTAGGCGAACCGCTTTAAGATTAGGATACAAGTCTTCAAATGCAGGATTTTGAATAATCCTCATATGATGGAGAAGTGGATCAAAAAGTTTCGGGTAATGTTCTTTCCATTCTGGAGGTAATCCAAACCGATTAATACAATGTTCGGCAATGGCTTCCTCTATGTCTCCCGTCATGGAAACTATATACCCTTTTGAATTCTTGTCACCTTCAATAACATCATTTAAACCTTCAAGTGTAGCCATAGAAGAAAAGACCATTCCATGTGCCACATCTCCTAAGCCTACTTTACGCTCCAAGCGACGATACGTATCAGAACCCCGCCTAATTTCACCGAAGGATTCCAATTGAAGAGGTCTTCCTTCTAAAAAACCAGCGGATACGGCCTGTACAGACTCCGGTACATCCATGTAACTTGCTACCACTACCTCTTTGTTATCTTCCCTCTCATCTACCACAACAAAATGGAGTTGAGCATTAAAAAAACGTTCATGACTTTGCATTGATATTTTCATGTAGTAAGGCCATGACTTATAACATGACAGGAGGTGTTAACCCCCTGACCATGTTTCGTAAGTCAGAGGGCTTTCCCTCCTTTATATCTGTTATTGTTTAATTCAGCTCATTATCTTAGTGTTCTCACTAGACACGTGCTGGTAGTAGTTCATCCATTTCACATGTAATGCGGTAGCGTTCTTCCATTAACTCTTCACTCCATGCTACATCTCCCTCATGCGTAGCTTGTTTGAGTGCTTTTTCAACAGTATTGAATTCCTTACGTAAAGCTAAATACTTTTTAAAAGTAGATGAAATCTTAATAATCATGATAAGCCTCCTGATTGGGTAATGTGATTTGAAAATATATATCCTTGCTGTAATAAATATCGTTATATAACCCTCATACCATTCCACTTATTATCGGGAATCCAGTAAGGCTGTTCCAAACTAGGCATCCAAATAAATTGGTATGGATCGTCTTGATACCCCATTGGGTGAGCCATAGCTCCTCTATTTAGCCACTTCAATATTAGAGAATCATCGACTTCTCCCTCTATTTCGGTTATATCTTCCATGTACTTGAGTGTGTCTATCATCATATTAGTGCCATGTTCATCATCAATGAAGGATTGCATGTCATATACGAATGCAGAACCTTCATTAAATTCAATATTTGCCACACCAATAACTTTGCTTTTTACTATGAAGTATCCAAATAAACCTAATACTGGTTCAAAAGATACGGTAGTTAAGTCAAAGTCTTTTGGCTTTACCATAGTGTGTTTAATATAGAAGTAACCTAGATCATCACACCATTGGCAACCCTTCTTATGGCCAAGACATTCACACACAATGTACGCTCCATTTCTCATATTAAATTCCTCCTAAAGTGTATTTATCCTATTGCAATTCATGAATGCCATCTTGAGTAAAGACACGCACAATTGATTTGTGGTGTTTCGTGTAGATCTCTTTACTCCTATTAGACTCTTCATCTTTTTGCTCTTCTTTTTCTGTTAATTGTTTCGTCACACCAACCACAATATGATTACCCATGTTTCCCCCGATAGCTCCACTTGCTACGGCAATGCCAGCATGAGAGTGTTTAAGAGGTAGCAAAGGATTTTGCATACTTGATTGAGTACTCTGAGGTGTGACTTTCTTGTCAAATTCCAGGAAAGCAGCTGATTGTTGAAGGTCTTGTTTAAGCTCTTCTGGATTCAACTTACCTGCCCGAAATACGTTTACTTGATCTTTTGAAGAAGGAATCATAAAGGACTCTTCCATTTCATCAAGTGTTGCCAAAGCCTCTGGTCCTTGTTGTGCGATATCTCGTAGGTGTTTCAACGTATCCTTCCGCTCATCTCGTTTGGCTTTTCCAAACTTAGCAAATAAAATCACTTGCTTGAATGTTGGATATTCCTCATCTGAGAAGCGGTACACCTTCACATCATGAAAGCGTCCTGCTAAAACATTGGCACAAACCCCTAAGACATATTGAGGTACACAGAAACAAAGCAACCCTTCATCAATCAGTAACCCCTTTGACTTACTAGTGAGTGTCCTTAAAAAGCGTAATTCCGTTCGCTCATTAAAGATTTCATCATAAGGTGGATTCAGCCACATCATGCCAAATTTACGCTCTGTTCGAACATTGGAATAGGATTCATTCAAGGTATAATCTAAGATGGTTGAAGCGGTTTTTGCCCTAGATTCTTCTAACTCTACGCCATAAGCCATGATATCCGCTTGTTGCCTTATCCCTTGGTTCATGAACCTTTCTAGTGCTTCCCCTTCACCAGCACAAGGGTCTATGATGTTAAATAGACTTTCATCATCTTCTTGTTCAAATTGCATATGAGGCAACACCTTTTCTATTTCAGTCAGTGGTGTTGCATAAAACCCACCCTTTGATTGTGATGCGATTCTTGCCATATTAAATCTCCTCCTAAATAGAAAGGAGATACCTCACCATGCTGGCAAGATATCTCCATCTCCAAAATGTTATGATTAAGCACTTACTTGAAAAGGTAATCCGTTTATCGTTCCGATAAACCATTCATCTATATATCTTGTTTGACTCATAAAGAGAACTACAAGAAAATAGGATCCTTTGCGGTCCTGTTTTTCTTCTCATCCAAGGAACTTAGCCTGAATTGGTTTGTAATTACCTCTTAAGCAAATTGCTATATCTTCCTTGTATCCTAGTAGAGGGTATTGTTCACTCATTGTGCTAACCCTCCCTCGATAGGCATAACGGCAACCTGTTTAGAGGAAACACCAAAATAGTCAGCAGCCCACTTAAGCACCTCTTCTTCAAAGCCGATTTTCGTAACGATAAATGGCTTTTTGTTATCCTTGTAAATTTTTAGTTTAAATGCCTGAAAATCTTTAGACATTTCCTTTTTAAACTGCGGAGGACACGCTTCTATGTTCATAACATCATCTGTACGGATGATGCGTTTATTTTCCCCCATAGTTACTTCAAATTCAGCAGGTTGACCAAGTTTTAGTTCCTTTAATTCAACCTGGGCCATCGTAAAGTGTCCATTTCTCTCATAACCCCAGTTGTTGATTTCGTATTGAACATTACGAGTCTCAAATGAAGCTCTCATTATGCCCACCCCATTTCTTGAACAGAGTGGTAGCTCTCATCGATTACAATATGATCAATAAAATCAACACTTGTCTCGGCGGAGAAGGTATCTTTTGCCTTCATCATTTTTTCTAGGAATGATTTGAACTGTCCTAAAACCTCTCTACCTTGTTGCGGTTTATTATGGACTGTAATCACACCATAAGCATTTTCTTCCTTCGCTGTTCCATAAATTTCTTGCAATGAAATATCATCATAATCAACTGTTGAACGAGAGATCATTTTGGCATTTAACACTTGCCCTTTATTATTCATAAACAGACAAGTGAAATGTTCGTCTGTATCACGAAATGAACTGGATACATACGTAATAACATCATTTGGCTCCTCCAAAATTGGCTTCCTTAACAGTGGTTCTTTCCTAAATGTGTACATGATTAAATTCCTCCTAAAGTGTAATAAACACAAAAAAGCCACCTTAAAATAAAGTGGCTTCCTGTGCGTAATTTATAGCAAAACCCTATGGGTTCTACTCTCCTAATCTATCTAAAGTGTAATTAGACATATCCTTTTTCTTTCAAGGATGTGTACCCGTTTCCTATAATAACGTGATCAAGTAGCTCAATTCCTAACTGCTTGCCACATTCCGCCAAACGCTTTGTTGCATCAATGTCATAAGAACTAGGTTGAGTATTTAAACTGGTGGTTATGACCTACTACAAGGGAAGCAGCGGACAATTTAACAGCTTCTCGATACACCTCTCTAGGATGTACGACTGAGCTATTTAAAGAACCTATGAAAATCGTCCTTCGTGCTAACACATTGTTTCTCGAATCTAGATAAATAGCCACAAAGTGCTCCTGACGCTCATGCTTAATATCTTGAAGCAAATTTGCCGCGTCTTCTGGAGATTTTATTGACTCTTTTTTATCTAAATTACTATTGTAGGCTTTCCTACCCAACTCAACTGCTCCACAAATACGTTCTGCAGTTCTCCTACCCACACCAGGGATGGATTCAATTTCTTCTATAGAAAGGTTCCTCAATCCATAATCATGATGTTTTTGCATAATATCGTTAATGATGTCATCAAGGGAATGATTCTTTGTTCCTTTACCTACCATAAGATAAAGCAACTCTCTCATAGATAATTGATTAACTCCTGCTGTTTCGTAGACACGTTCTGCTACTTCCTTAACCATTAAATTCATTTAAATTCCTCCTAAAGTGTAATGAGACACAAAAAAAAGACCACTTAATATAAGTGACCCCCCCATGTGTTATATAGAAAACAAGCCTTTATGGAATGGAGACAATTTTAGGTCGATAACCTGCATTCATCAGATCATCTAGCCCTTTGCCTTTTTCCGCTGGCCATAAAGCAATAGCCAACTCTATCCCTAAAGGTTGTAATTCTTGTTTAGCTTCCTCAATTGCATTTAATACATTAACTTGTACCGTTTCTTCCTTCGTTTGAGCATCAGCATCAAAACTAAAAATGACACGTTTTGGCATTAGTTCCTTGGTTGGTTCTAGTAAGAGACGCCATTGATTTACACCTGGCACTTGTAAGTGGATTTGCTTGGTATATTCCGAAGCTATATCCCCTTTAAGCGGTCCTTCTCCCCACCAAACTGTTTCCGAATCTACATGGTGTTGATAATCATGAACAGTCCCTTTATGTACTGTCCAGTTTAGTAGTGCTTTTGCCGGAACAGCGCAATGATAAGGGATAGGGTTTCCTATCTCTGCACCATCAAGAATGCCATGCTCTTCATTTGGAGCTTTCGAAAACCAACCGTATTTCGGTCCAAGTTCGATAAAAACGTTCCCGTTCTCAAACTCCAGTGGTAATTGATTTCTATGATACTCTCCTACTTTTTCACCCGTAGAAGAATTAATCACAATGAAATTGGACCAATCTTTCATCTGTACTTGAAGTTCCCCACTACTTTGCACAAGTTGAGGACGTTCATCATACATGATTTGCATACCTTGGATTTGATTATGGATATCTCGAAACGGAATCATTAATCCCGCTTTACCATAAGCTGTCCAGTAAGGTCCATACTTCCCTTTCTTCAATACAAAACCAGGTACACCAGAAGGTTCACCTAAGTTTTTCTTCATTTCTTTTACAAGTTTGTACCTTTCCTTTTGCTCTGCATCAAGTGAACGGTAAAAACGCACCTTAGCTACGGAGGGATTAATGTTACGTACCTCCTTTAAGTGCTCCTTATGTGAAGGACTACAACTGTTCAAACGCAACCACTCTTGGTAAAACGTATGGAGTTGGTCAACCGATGCTTTTGTAGCAACCTGGTTGATCTCCTTCCTTGCTTTGTACTCAACATGGTTATTCTCTTCTTGTTTCCCATTTTTGTACTCAATCGTAATGCCACATAACTTACAAATCGCTTTGACAGATTCAATGAAATCTCGCCCCTTAGGAGTCGAGGTATTGTAATGTCGATAAGCGTAGAAAGAAATGCCACTATATCCTCCATCCGTGCCTGAAAAGTCCTTCCACATACCTTTCTGTGGGGAGATGGACAAAGATGGCGTACGTTCCCCGCCATTACGATAAGTGAAATAGTTTCCACCTACTCTTTGAAGCGGTTCATCCATTTGCTGTGCCAAAAACAATAAATCTACGTTTCTAGCTTTTTCAATGGTTTCTTCGGTAACTAATCCCAACGTTATTTTCCTCCCTCCTAAATTAAAAAAGGACAAAAAATAAACCCTAGTTTGGAGGAAGGCATACTTCAAGTAAGCATGCGATTCCACCCAACTAGGGTTTGTGTCTTCGTGTCCAGGCTCAATAGAGCAAATAATAATTTAATATGGTTATATTATACTAAAAGGATAATGGTACAGCAACTATTGATAGCTAAAAGAAATTTATTAGCTCAAGTTCACCTATATCTACTAACAGATAATACCTCTCATAAATTTCTTTCTTAACCTTGTTTATTAATAATTTTTTCAGCAGTTTTCTGTAATTTTTCAATACCTAAAAACTTATTATCAGATGCTGCTTTTCTCTCATTCACTCTAGGTATATGAATCAACATATACTGAAAACCATTATCATTCCAGTAAATTTTTTCTGCGTTAGGTCCTTTTATATACACTGCCTCAATTCCGTTTGTCAATATATCTTTCTCAACATTAAATTCTGAATCATCAATTTCTGGAATTTTTGGAGTATCGTTGATTACATTGAATTCGAAAGACATATTATTTGAACTCCAAATTTCTTGAAAATAATAGTTTTTACCTATAGCTCTAGTTTTTGCATAATGGTCTGTATTCTTAGTATCAAAAGGTAGTTTTTTAGGAACTTTCAATTTCTCTTTAACAGTTATCGGCAAACTATTTAAAGCTTTTTTTGTATCATCATTGCTGCTTAATTCTTGTACTGGTTTTAGAGCTTTACTCGCATTGTTTTTTTGGACATTAAAACTAAATATACATGTTACCGTTAGTATTAATATTGCAAATGCTAGCATTATTTTCTTCTTCATGTTTACCCCTCCCCTTATGGAGCCTCATAATGAAGCTCATGAACTAAACCAATTTCGTCTGCCGTATTGCCTGCTCCACCTATCCAATCAGATACTATCCATGCAGTAAAAGTACCAGGAACTCCTGACCAATCTACATGAAGGTCCCAAGAGTAACTATTAGAGATGAACTCTCCGTGCTGCTTCACCCCACGCCAAACTACATCTCCGTCTCCATCTTGAAAAAATGTTTCTCGCCAATAAGGATCTGAGTTATCGTAAATAGTTCCTTCCAGATTCACCCCTTTTAACGTAGATCTGGTTGATAATTTATAATTATCAAAATCTACTGAAGCATACCAATTTGTGTATTCATTATCATAATAGTATCCATTTTCAAAGTTCCAAGTACAATAATCACATAATTGATAGTCTATTTTCGTTGAGTAATCAGTTCCATATGCATTTACTATATTGATAGGTGTAAACATCAAGAAAAAAACAATAAGAAGCAATTTTTTCACTATTACCTCTCCTCCTTCATTTAAGTTTAAGTAATTGGACAACTACTTAAAGTATCTCACAAAGATCAAGGAACACAACCTTTTTTCCTTTTTTTCAAAATATTAGCATAAATATTATTTTTTTAGTCTATTGTTGATATAATGTAAATAACTTTAATAACAACTACATTTTCAAAATGTTTATATATGCCCTATAAAAATAGAGTTTTTTAGAGAGTAGAATTAAATAACATAGATAAGATGCTCTTATACATATTGTGCAAGGAGGGATTATATGTGGAGGAAAATAATAGTTATAACATTAACTATTTTAATAAGTTATTTATTAAGTTGTGAACCCAACCAAACTCCAACAAGTAAGAACTCACCATTTTTATATAAAGGAGCCTCTATAAACAATAATGACTTTATAGGTGCAATAATTAAGATGTTACCCAACCACAGAGATTTAAATGATTTTTCATTATATCCAAAAGAAAATCTAATCGTAGTAAAATATAACGAGAAATCAAGTCAAAATGCTGAACGGATTATCATTACAAATTCTACTTACTTATTTAATTTAGTGGAAGATATTCACAAAGTTACCTTTCATTTTAATTATGATAGATATACTATATACAAAGAGGATGTAGATGAACTATATGAAGATATCGACTACCAGAAAATAACTAATGAGGATAAGCTAAAGCAAATAATAAAAAAGAAAATAGAAGATTCGGTAAGTATTGAGAATTTTTTTAAATAAAAAGGGTAAAGCATCACGCTTTACCCTTTTTATTAATCAATCTACAATTTTCATGTTTTTCCAAATAAGCGATTCAATAGTGTTGGCCGTTCGGGAGTGAAATTAGCACGAGCTAACTCTACTTTTTTCTTCGTATTGTTATACTCTTCAATCAGTTCATCAGTCTCAGCAAATAAACGGTCAATTCGTTCCCAACCTGTCTGGTGCTGACTAAACTTATTTTGAGCTGTCATTGTCTTCACTCCCTTTCGTATTTAAGCCAATCTTATCATATAGCATCATGAAAGTACATAAATTAGCGTAGAACTCTAGGGCTCTCAAATCGTCTGCACAAAAGCCATCTTCACTTTCTGACTGAATGCACAAAACCCCTATTATCTG
This genomic window from Pontibacillus yanchengensis contains:
- a CDS encoding helicase-related protein, with protein sequence MQSHERFFNAQLHFVVVDEREDNKEVVVASYMDVPESVQAVSAGFLEGRPLQLESFGEIRRGSDTYRRLERKVGLGDVAHGMVFSSMATLEGLNDVIEGDKNSKGYIVSMTGDIEEAIAEHCINRFGLPPEWKEHYPKLFDPLLHHMRIIQNPAFEDLYPNLKAVRLEANEEEILNMVETALRNRMLRIPSSDVHGKFDPEWSMKQYMIENAQAMSKKLQAFKPRHTPYMPLDPAIAQMKRVPFPAQAHVIQGLVNGLDHENSVFTSANMGTGKSIQAVGVTNVLNERKKRNNAKKGTSVLLSAPGITLKKWQNKEIKQTLPEAKTNIIRTSGDALRLLNKVRNGYRPEPGEIEITIVGIDKAKMSNEPYFAGIWRRMKGTRDEFTWHCPDCGRPLKKKEEDSWVDLEWSDVAVGIPPLPEDIEEAAQAKRLLPNGLPKDFKVKWKKTKRFTTCMYNEEVFLPQKEIDHHFNKMEINKDDGEEQVEEKKNLAKKYASCSSKLYRPAVKNRGECRNKPRVNISQIFKRMKKYFDLYICDEVHQCKASGSGRGDAFDKMVKSAKKNLNLTGTLVNGKSSSIKEILWRTNPAALLKRGFTDATGDVAWAERYGKLKQVVHVEEEEKGWTTKQRRKPMQPTEEPGIAPQMTAEYLLHNTAFLELDDLGLPLVEIKEKPVFLDMDNEHSAAYRAFHEEMYQECSKKAIVGAKGAWSKFNPATINYADRPDLGASYSFSNNGDYEDYYVTAPEIEGFHAKERWLVEQVKQELSENRGVVIYNNFTGSYGLNERTKEVLEAHNIDCCILNESNTEKRSERLEELKEEGVRVIVTNMKLVQVGLDLLAWPTLIFNQLSYEINQVRQSAKRSHRIGQHRECRVFISVYNGSQQMKQFLKIMSARGHALMTEGRLDKSELAKYSYDEQSSLATDLANCFAASNVANAWEELAAKEYEDIEMIEESRFQEVLDARMKALADETRRLCGVVEGEVVKTMEPVPESEEYNLFAFDFDNETGEGGQENLFDLIEVVDMNGYKKKKGSKKAPTEDQLSFSI
- a CDS encoding DUF6094 domain-containing protein — protein: MARIASQSKGGFYATPLTEIEKVLPHMQFEQEDDESLFNIIDPCAGEGEALERFMNQGIRQQADIMAYGVELEESRAKTASTILDYTLNESYSNVRTERKFGMMWLNPPYDEIFNERTELRFLRTLTSKSKGLLIDEGLLCFCVPQYVLGVCANVLAGRFHDVKVYRFSDEEYPTFKQVILFAKFGKAKRDERKDTLKHLRDIAQQGPEALATLDEMEESFMIPSSKDQVNVFRAGKLNPEELKQDLQQSAAFLEFDKKVTPQSTQSSMQNPLLPLKHSHAGIAVASGAIGGNMGNHIVVGVTKQLTEKEEQKDEESNRSKEIYTKHHKSIVRVFTQDGIHELQ
- a CDS encoding JAB domain-containing protein, whose amino-acid sequence is MYTFRKEPLLRKPILEEPNDVITYVSSSFRDTDEHFTCLFMNNKGQVLNAKMISRSTVDYDDISLQEIYGTAKEENAYGVITVHNKPQQGREVLGQFKSFLEKMMKAKDTFSAETSVDFIDHIVIDESYHSVQEMGWA
- a CDS encoding JAB domain-containing protein — translated: MAECGKQLGIELLDHVIIGNGYTSLKEKGYV
- a CDS encoding JAB domain-containing protein, giving the protein MNLMVKEVAERVYETAGVNQLSMRELLYLMVGKGTKNHSLDDIINDIMQKHHDYGLRNLSIEEIESIPGVGRRTAERICGAVELGRKAYNSNLDKKESIKSPEDAANLLQDIKHERQEHFVAIYLDSRNNVLARRTIFIGSLNSSVVHPREVYREAVKLSAASLVVGHNHQFKYST
- a CDS encoding DUF3854 domain-containing protein yields the protein MGLVTEETIEKARNVDLLFLAQQMDEPLQRVGGNYFTYRNGGERTPSLSISPQKGMWKDFSGTDGGYSGISFYAYRHYNTSTPKGRDFIESVKAICKLCGITIEYKNGKQEENNHVEYKARKEINQVATKASVDQLHTFYQEWLRLNSCSPSHKEHLKEVRNINPSVAKVRFYRSLDAEQKERYKLVKEMKKNLGEPSGVPGFVLKKGKYGPYWTAYGKAGLMIPFRDIHNQIQGMQIMYDERPQLVQSSGELQVQMKDWSNFIVINSSTGEKVGEYHRNQLPLEFENGNVFIELGPKYGWFSKAPNEEHGILDGAEIGNPIPYHCAVPAKALLNWTVHKGTVHDYQHHVDSETVWWGEGPLKGDIASEYTKQIHLQVPGVNQWRLLLEPTKELMPKRVIFSFDADAQTKEETVQVNVLNAIEEAKQELQPLGIELAIALWPAEKGKGLDDLMNAGYRPKIVSIP